Part of the Halobellus ruber genome is shown below.
GCCTTCCTTGAACTTCTGGTAGATCTCCTCGGCTTCCTCTTTGGCGGCCTCGCGCTCGTCCTCGCGTTCGTCCTTCCGCTCTTCCTCTTCCTGCTTGTCGAGTTCGCGGAGCCGCTTTTGAACGCGGACGAAGTCCTCGTGGTGGCGGTCGGCGGCCTCCTGGGCCTCCACGAACAGTTCGTGCATCTCGTCGGCCTCGTCGCGGATGTCGTCGGCCTCCCGGTAGGCCTCGATCATCCGGTTGTGGTGCTCCTGGGCCTTGTCGGCGAGTTCGGTCACCTTCTGGTGGTGCTTCGAGGCCTCCGAGCGGACCTCCTCGGCCTCCTCGATCAGCGCCTCGAGTTCGCCGCTGTCCTCGACTTTCTCCTTTTTCTCCCGGAGTTCGTCGCGCTTGTCCTCGATCTTCTCGATGAGCTCCCGTTCGTCCTCGGTGGAGAGGACCTCGGTCTGCTGGCGGAACTCGAGCTGCTCGATCTCCTCTTCGAGCTCCTCGATGTTCTTGCCGTCGTCGAGCTCGAGGTCCTCCTTCATCTGCTCGACCTTGTCGAAGAGCTCGTTGGCCTCCGCGTTGAGCTCGTTGCGCTTCTCCTTGTGCTCTTGGACCTGCTCGTTGAGCTCGTCGCGCTTCTCGCGGTGCTCCTGGGCCTCGTCGACCTTCTCGCGGGTCTTCGCGTTGAGGTCGTCGCGGGCCGACGCCCGCTCGGAGGCCATCTGGTTGAGATCGTTCCGTCGATCCCGGAGCTGGCCGGCGACCTTGATGAGCTGGCCTTTGGAGTCGTTTTCGAGCTTGTCCTCGGTGAGCTCGATGTTGTTCGATTCGTCTAGCGGTTCTACGTCGTGATTCTGAAGAACGTCCTGTTTCGTTACCATACGTGATCAAACCTCGATACCATCACCGCTCCGGACCGTGGCGGCCGCTTGTCCAGTACTACCAACCGTGGATAAGAGTTCCCGATCATTCTGCGTGCTGTGCCGCCGGAACGCCGGAGGCGTTCTGGTGACTAAACGTTCGACACTACGGTATATAAAATTGCCGGAACGCTGACCGGCTGTACACCCCTCACACGCCGGACAGAGGGGGTGTGAGTCGTTCCCAGGGATCGTAGACGTGCTTATAAATGTGGATGCGACTGTCACCCACACCGGCTGCGACGACGCACGCCGTTCGCCCGGAACCGTGTGGGATTTACCGCGCCGACGCCCAC
Proteins encoded:
- a CDS encoding coiled-coil protein — encoded protein: MVTKQDVLQNHDVEPLDESNNIELTEDKLENDSKGQLIKVAGQLRDRRNDLNQMASERASARDDLNAKTREKVDEAQEHREKRDELNEQVQEHKEKRNELNAEANELFDKVEQMKEDLELDDGKNIEELEEEIEQLEFRQQTEVLSTEDERELIEKIEDKRDELREKKEKVEDSGELEALIEEAEEVRSEASKHHQKVTELADKAQEHHNRMIEAYREADDIRDEADEMHELFVEAQEAADRHHEDFVRVQKRLRELDKQEEEERKDEREDEREAAKEEAEEIYQKFKEGETLDTEDLMKLQKTGLL